A region from the Sander vitreus isolate 19-12246 chromosome 1, sanVit1, whole genome shotgun sequence genome encodes:
- the lgr4 gene encoding leucine-rich repeat-containing G-protein coupled receptor 4 isoform X1 encodes MRVDLFWMCLWCFLRPGATGQGQSTAVCSPSCSCDEDGGADCSGRGLTTVPTGLRAFTYYLDLSMNNITELPAFVFKNFPYLEELRLAGNDLSFIHPEALSGLHQLKVLMLQNNQLKTVPSAALKNLHSLQSLRLDANHITTVPDDSFEDLQQLRHLWLDDNNLTEVPVGSLRHQANLQALTLALNRISYIPDNAFANLTSLVVLHLHNNRIKEIGDNCYSGLLNLETLDLNFNNLMVFPKAIEALPKLKELGFHSNDIASIPEGAFHNNPLLRTIHLYDNPLSFVGASAFQNLSDLHSLMLRGASMMQDFPILTWTNSLESLTLSGTKISSIPANLCEDLKLLRTLDLSYNEIKELPSLQGCVRLQEISFQHNHIQQIDRGTFQGLSALRLLDLSRNAIRVIHRDAFLSLTALTNLDLSMNSLTVIPTTGLSTLSQLKLSGNPQMKNVLTAKNLPKLRSISLPYAYQCCAFVGCDSMTSSSEEYDVKKSTGGEDVERISMIMHCSPSPGAFKPCEHLLGNWMIRLTVWFICLVSLVFNSLVLVATFSPTHRAAGHSHSLTPSLSPARLLMGLLALANLLTGLYVGVLTVLDVATWGSFAEFGVWWEMGPGCQVTGTLAVFSSEWAVLLLSLAAVERSVAVRTILGKVMMSPRRNGGSYCRCWRGDQRFSLAAGLLGLLAAAGACLPLLTSSDQSASPLCLPSAGGEGPALSVTVILVLLNALAYLFTAAVYTQLYCHLGRVELADPEQTGALRHVAWLIFTNCIFFCPVAAFSFTPLLTGSTAGGPEIAKSVTLIFFPLPACLNPVLYVFFSPAFREDWLRLRGRGGMTREVKAGAESHGDDGGGGSELTDGGSSTHLGFDCGVYSQLCGETVVCEQCEAALHARTCSSPSSSTVCRHLVKSHSCPTLLAGAAVCQRAAGFWADSGTPSAQSEYADEGDSFVSDSSDQVQACGRACFCQSRGLPLVHYSYNIPRVKD; translated from the exons GCGACTTGCGGGGAATGACCTGTCATTCATCCACCCTGAAGCCTTGTCTGGACTGCATCAGCTCAAAGTCCT TATGCTCCAGAATAATCAGCTGAAGACTGTGCCCAGTGCAGCCCTGAAGAACCTTCACTCTCTGCAGTCTCT TCGCCTGGATGCGAATCACATTACCACAGTTCCAGACGACAGTTTTGAAGACCTTCAGCAGCTGCGTCACCTCTGGTTGGATGACAACAACCTGACGGAGGTCCCCGTCGGTTCTCTGAGACACCAGGCCAACCTTCAGGCTCTGACGCTGGCGCTTAACCGCATCTCGTACATCCCCGACAACGCCTTCGCAAACCTCACCAGTCTAGTTGTACT ACATCTTCATAACAACAGAATTAAGGAGATTGGAGACAACTGTTATTCTGGACTTCTGAACCTGGAGACACT AGATCTTAACTTCAACAACCTGATGGTTTTTCCCAAAGCCATAGAGGCCCTGCCCAAACTCAAGGAACT CGGGTTTCACAGCAATGATATTGCTTCCATACCTGAAGGGGCCTTCCATAACAACCCCCTGCTGCGAACCAT ACATCTTTATGACAACCCTCTGTCCTTTGTGGGCGCTTCGGCCTTTCAGAATCTGTCTGACCTGCACTCCCT gatgCTGCGTGGGGCCAGCATGATGCAGGACTTCCCCATCCTTACATGGACTAATAGCCTTGAGAGTCT GACCCTGTCGGGAACCAAGATATCGTCCATCCCGGCTAATCTTTGTGAGGACCTCAAGTTGCTTCGGACGCT AGACCTGTCCTACAATGAGATCAAGGAGCTACCATCCCTCCAGGGCTGCGTCCGGCTGCAGGAGAT AAGTTTTCAGCACAACCATATTCAACAAATTGACAGGGGCACTTTCCAAGGTCTCTCTGCTCTCCGTTTACT AGACCTGAGTAGAAATGCAATCCGAGTTATCCACAGAGATGCTTTCCTCTCCCTCACTGCGCTCACCAACCT AGATTTGAGTATGAACTCTCTCACTGTGATTCCAACAACTGGACTGAGCACGCTCAGTCAGTTGAAACTCTCGGGGAACCCGCAGATGAAAAATGTGCTGACTGCGAAAAACCTGCCCAAACTCCG GTCCATCTCCCTCCCTTATGCCTACCAGTGCTGTGCATTCGTTGGCTGTGACTCAATGACAAGTTCTTCCGAGGAATATGATGTAAAGAAATCTACAG GCGGGGAGGATGTGGAAAGAATCTCAATGATTATGCATTGCTCTCCTTCACCAG GAGCCTTCAAGCCTTGTGAGCACTTGCTGGGTAACTGGATGATTCGTCTGACAGTCTGGTTCATCTGCCTGGTGTCGCTGGTCTTTAACAGCCTGGTGCTGGTGGCCACCTTCTCCCCAACACACCGAGCCGCAGGCCATTCCCACTCCCTCACTCCGTCTCTCTCCCCGGCCCGGCTGCTGATGGGGCTGCTGGCCCTGGCCAACCTGCTCACAGGCCTGTATGTCGGCGTGCTGACCGTGCTCGACGTTGCCACCTGGGGCTCGTTTGCGGAGTTTGGTGTGTGGTGGGAGATGGGGCCTGGCTGTCAGGTCACAGGAACTCTGGCCGTCTTCTCGTCCGAGTGGGCGGTCTTGTTACTCTCACTGGCAGCCGTGGAGCGCAGCGTGGCCGTGCGGACAATTCTTGGGAAGGTAATGATGTCACCCAGAAGGAACGGCGGCAGCTATTGCAGATGTTGGAGAGGAGATCAACGCTTCAGCCTTGCAGCAGGACTACTGGggctgctggctgctgctggagcctgcctgcctctcctgACCTCCAGTGACCAGTCCGCCTCTCCTCTCTGCCTGCCCTCCGCTGGCGGAGAGGGTCCCGCTCTGAGTGTTACAGTCATTCTGGTGCTGCTCAACGCGCTGGCTTACCTGTTCACTGCAGCTGTGTACACCCAGCTGTACTGCCACCTGGGCAGGGTGGAGCTGGCCGATCCAGAGCAGACAGGCGCCCTGCGACACGTTGCCTGGCTCATCTTCACCAACTGCATCTTCTTCTGCCCCGTGGCAGCTTTCTCCTTCACCCCTCTTTTGACTGGCTCTACAGCCGGCGGCCCAGAGATTGCCAAGTCCGTCACCCTCATTTTCTTCCCGCTGCCTGCGTGCCTGAACCCAGTGCTGTATGTGTTCTTCAGCCCGGCCTTCAGGGAGGACTGGCTGAGACTACGTGGCCGCGGAGGAATGACCAGGGAGGTGAAGGCTGGAGCTGAAAGTCACGGAGATGATGGTGGCGGAGGGTCCGAGCTCACAGACGGCGGCTCCTCCACCCACCTGGGTTTTGACTGTGGGGTGTACTCACAGCTTTGTGGAGAGACAGTTGTATGCGAGCAGTGCGAGGCTGCGCTGCATGCCAGAACCTGCTCTTCTCCCTCGTCCTCCACGGTCTGTAGACACTTGGTGAAGTCTCACAGCTGTCCCACCCTCCTGGCGGGAGCTGCAGTGTGCCAGCGTGCTGCAGGGTTTTGGGCAGACAGCGGCACACCCTCTGCTCAGTCTGAGTATGCAGACGAGGGGGACTCGTTTGTGTCAGACAGTTCAGACCAGGTTCAGGCCTGTGGCAGAGCCTGCTTCTGTCAGAGCAGAGGCCTTCCTCTGGTACACTACTCATACAACATACCTCGAGTCAAGGACTAA
- the lgr4 gene encoding leucine-rich repeat-containing G-protein coupled receptor 4 isoform X2 produces the protein MLQNNQLKTVPSAALKNLHSLQSLRLDANHITTVPDDSFEDLQQLRHLWLDDNNLTEVPVGSLRHQANLQALTLALNRISYIPDNAFANLTSLVVLHLHNNRIKEIGDNCYSGLLNLETLDLNFNNLMVFPKAIEALPKLKELGFHSNDIASIPEGAFHNNPLLRTIHLYDNPLSFVGASAFQNLSDLHSLMLRGASMMQDFPILTWTNSLESLTLSGTKISSIPANLCEDLKLLRTLDLSYNEIKELPSLQGCVRLQEISFQHNHIQQIDRGTFQGLSALRLLDLSRNAIRVIHRDAFLSLTALTNLDLSMNSLTVIPTTGLSTLSQLKLSGNPQMKNVLTAKNLPKLRSISLPYAYQCCAFVGCDSMTSSSEEYDVKKSTGGEDVERISMIMHCSPSPGAFKPCEHLLGNWMIRLTVWFICLVSLVFNSLVLVATFSPTHRAAGHSHSLTPSLSPARLLMGLLALANLLTGLYVGVLTVLDVATWGSFAEFGVWWEMGPGCQVTGTLAVFSSEWAVLLLSLAAVERSVAVRTILGKVMMSPRRNGGSYCRCWRGDQRFSLAAGLLGLLAAAGACLPLLTSSDQSASPLCLPSAGGEGPALSVTVILVLLNALAYLFTAAVYTQLYCHLGRVELADPEQTGALRHVAWLIFTNCIFFCPVAAFSFTPLLTGSTAGGPEIAKSVTLIFFPLPACLNPVLYVFFSPAFREDWLRLRGRGGMTREVKAGAESHGDDGGGGSELTDGGSSTHLGFDCGVYSQLCGETVVCEQCEAALHARTCSSPSSSTVCRHLVKSHSCPTLLAGAAVCQRAAGFWADSGTPSAQSEYADEGDSFVSDSSDQVQACGRACFCQSRGLPLVHYSYNIPRVKD, from the exons ATGCTCCAGAATAATCAGCTGAAGACTGTGCCCAGTGCAGCCCTGAAGAACCTTCACTCTCTGCAGTCTCT TCGCCTGGATGCGAATCACATTACCACAGTTCCAGACGACAGTTTTGAAGACCTTCAGCAGCTGCGTCACCTCTGGTTGGATGACAACAACCTGACGGAGGTCCCCGTCGGTTCTCTGAGACACCAGGCCAACCTTCAGGCTCTGACGCTGGCGCTTAACCGCATCTCGTACATCCCCGACAACGCCTTCGCAAACCTCACCAGTCTAGTTGTACT ACATCTTCATAACAACAGAATTAAGGAGATTGGAGACAACTGTTATTCTGGACTTCTGAACCTGGAGACACT AGATCTTAACTTCAACAACCTGATGGTTTTTCCCAAAGCCATAGAGGCCCTGCCCAAACTCAAGGAACT CGGGTTTCACAGCAATGATATTGCTTCCATACCTGAAGGGGCCTTCCATAACAACCCCCTGCTGCGAACCAT ACATCTTTATGACAACCCTCTGTCCTTTGTGGGCGCTTCGGCCTTTCAGAATCTGTCTGACCTGCACTCCCT gatgCTGCGTGGGGCCAGCATGATGCAGGACTTCCCCATCCTTACATGGACTAATAGCCTTGAGAGTCT GACCCTGTCGGGAACCAAGATATCGTCCATCCCGGCTAATCTTTGTGAGGACCTCAAGTTGCTTCGGACGCT AGACCTGTCCTACAATGAGATCAAGGAGCTACCATCCCTCCAGGGCTGCGTCCGGCTGCAGGAGAT AAGTTTTCAGCACAACCATATTCAACAAATTGACAGGGGCACTTTCCAAGGTCTCTCTGCTCTCCGTTTACT AGACCTGAGTAGAAATGCAATCCGAGTTATCCACAGAGATGCTTTCCTCTCCCTCACTGCGCTCACCAACCT AGATTTGAGTATGAACTCTCTCACTGTGATTCCAACAACTGGACTGAGCACGCTCAGTCAGTTGAAACTCTCGGGGAACCCGCAGATGAAAAATGTGCTGACTGCGAAAAACCTGCCCAAACTCCG GTCCATCTCCCTCCCTTATGCCTACCAGTGCTGTGCATTCGTTGGCTGTGACTCAATGACAAGTTCTTCCGAGGAATATGATGTAAAGAAATCTACAG GCGGGGAGGATGTGGAAAGAATCTCAATGATTATGCATTGCTCTCCTTCACCAG GAGCCTTCAAGCCTTGTGAGCACTTGCTGGGTAACTGGATGATTCGTCTGACAGTCTGGTTCATCTGCCTGGTGTCGCTGGTCTTTAACAGCCTGGTGCTGGTGGCCACCTTCTCCCCAACACACCGAGCCGCAGGCCATTCCCACTCCCTCACTCCGTCTCTCTCCCCGGCCCGGCTGCTGATGGGGCTGCTGGCCCTGGCCAACCTGCTCACAGGCCTGTATGTCGGCGTGCTGACCGTGCTCGACGTTGCCACCTGGGGCTCGTTTGCGGAGTTTGGTGTGTGGTGGGAGATGGGGCCTGGCTGTCAGGTCACAGGAACTCTGGCCGTCTTCTCGTCCGAGTGGGCGGTCTTGTTACTCTCACTGGCAGCCGTGGAGCGCAGCGTGGCCGTGCGGACAATTCTTGGGAAGGTAATGATGTCACCCAGAAGGAACGGCGGCAGCTATTGCAGATGTTGGAGAGGAGATCAACGCTTCAGCCTTGCAGCAGGACTACTGGggctgctggctgctgctggagcctgcctgcctctcctgACCTCCAGTGACCAGTCCGCCTCTCCTCTCTGCCTGCCCTCCGCTGGCGGAGAGGGTCCCGCTCTGAGTGTTACAGTCATTCTGGTGCTGCTCAACGCGCTGGCTTACCTGTTCACTGCAGCTGTGTACACCCAGCTGTACTGCCACCTGGGCAGGGTGGAGCTGGCCGATCCAGAGCAGACAGGCGCCCTGCGACACGTTGCCTGGCTCATCTTCACCAACTGCATCTTCTTCTGCCCCGTGGCAGCTTTCTCCTTCACCCCTCTTTTGACTGGCTCTACAGCCGGCGGCCCAGAGATTGCCAAGTCCGTCACCCTCATTTTCTTCCCGCTGCCTGCGTGCCTGAACCCAGTGCTGTATGTGTTCTTCAGCCCGGCCTTCAGGGAGGACTGGCTGAGACTACGTGGCCGCGGAGGAATGACCAGGGAGGTGAAGGCTGGAGCTGAAAGTCACGGAGATGATGGTGGCGGAGGGTCCGAGCTCACAGACGGCGGCTCCTCCACCCACCTGGGTTTTGACTGTGGGGTGTACTCACAGCTTTGTGGAGAGACAGTTGTATGCGAGCAGTGCGAGGCTGCGCTGCATGCCAGAACCTGCTCTTCTCCCTCGTCCTCCACGGTCTGTAGACACTTGGTGAAGTCTCACAGCTGTCCCACCCTCCTGGCGGGAGCTGCAGTGTGCCAGCGTGCTGCAGGGTTTTGGGCAGACAGCGGCACACCCTCTGCTCAGTCTGAGTATGCAGACGAGGGGGACTCGTTTGTGTCAGACAGTTCAGACCAGGTTCAGGCCTGTGGCAGAGCCTGCTTCTGTCAGAGCAGAGGCCTTCCTCTGGTACACTACTCATACAACATACCTCGAGTCAAGGACTAA